A portion of the Streptomyces erythrochromogenes genome contains these proteins:
- a CDS encoding MaoC family dehydratase, with protein sequence MAEPRVFTSAEELHAGIGEPLGPSGWLEVDQKRIDLFADATGDHQWIHVDPERAATGPFGSTIAHGYLTLSLLPSLVPQVMRVEGMRMGLNYGTNKVRFPATVPVGSRLRATAVITEVAEAGGGVQVTATVTVEREGGEKPVCVAESVSRYYF encoded by the coding sequence ATGGCCGAGCCGAGGGTCTTCACGTCCGCCGAGGAGCTGCACGCCGGGATCGGCGAACCGCTCGGCCCGAGCGGTTGGCTGGAGGTGGACCAGAAGCGGATCGACCTCTTCGCGGACGCGACCGGCGACCACCAGTGGATCCACGTGGACCCGGAGCGCGCCGCGACCGGACCCTTCGGTTCCACCATCGCGCACGGCTATCTGACGCTGTCGCTGCTGCCCAGCCTGGTGCCGCAGGTCATGCGGGTCGAGGGTATGCGGATGGGCCTCAACTACGGCACGAACAAGGTGCGTTTCCCGGCGACGGTGCCGGTCGGTTCACGCCTGCGCGCCACCGCCGTGATCACGGAGGTCGCGGAGGCGGGCGGCGGCGTACAGGTCACCGCGACGGTGACGGTCGAACGCGAGGGCGGCGAGAAGCCGGTGTGCGTGGCGGAGTCGGTGTCCCGCTACTACTTCTGA